In one window of Pantanalinema sp. DNA:
- a CDS encoding nuclease-related domain-containing protein has translation MLLKSADSKDNQIAEIEARSKAATGTQRARLERDVRNIRAGIKTEGDVAYLINFDYQKSQNWVVIHDLRLEIGGRVAQIDHLLINRFLHVYVLETKSFHSGFKIDEHGEFLRWNNFDKKYEGMASPLEQNERHVSVLREAFKTIKLPTKLGVTLAPIFHSYVLVSPNARIDRPKSFDTSKVIKADALKTTIDKHYDGMGVAGAFGNLARVIGEGVLYAIGQRLVAQHKPLHPVPEAGESVAFGGGYANPAVAPLATMSSPQASAPETVIEQLGGQRTLPNTSPLRGSGPLSQAATIAPELAPSCKNCGKGIGSILHGQYGYYFKCSGCAGNTSMKWDCGNSGHTPRVRKEGRNFYRECQGCDTSTLFHTNPES, from the coding sequence GTGCTACTAAAATCTGCAGACAGCAAGGATAATCAGATTGCCGAAATCGAGGCGCGCTCGAAGGCTGCTACGGGCACGCAGCGCGCGAGGCTCGAGCGTGACGTCCGGAACATTCGCGCGGGCATAAAGACCGAAGGCGACGTCGCATACCTCATCAACTTCGACTACCAGAAGAGCCAGAACTGGGTTGTCATCCACGATCTAAGGCTCGAAATCGGCGGCCGAGTGGCCCAGATCGACCACCTGCTCATCAATCGCTTCCTTCATGTTTATGTGCTGGAGACCAAGAGCTTCCACAGCGGCTTCAAGATCGACGAGCACGGCGAGTTCCTTCGCTGGAACAACTTCGACAAGAAGTACGAGGGAATGGCCTCGCCGCTGGAGCAAAACGAGCGGCATGTTTCGGTGCTCAGGGAAGCCTTCAAGACGATCAAGTTACCCACGAAACTCGGCGTCACGCTGGCACCGATCTTCCATTCGTATGTTCTCGTCTCGCCCAACGCGCGGATCGATCGCCCGAAAAGCTTTGACACGAGCAAGGTCATCAAGGCCGACGCACTGAAGACAACCATCGACAAGCACTACGACGGCATGGGAGTCGCCGGTGCGTTCGGCAACCTCGCAAGAGTCATCGGGGAGGGGGTCCTGTACGCGATCGGGCAGCGCCTCGTGGCCCAGCACAAGCCTCTTCACCCCGTGCCCGAAGCAGGAGAGTCTGTAGCCTTTGGGGGGGGATACGCGAATCCGGCAGTTGCCCCCTTGGCGACGATGAGCTCACCTCAAGCGAGTGCTCCGGAAACCGTGATCGAACAGCTCGGGGGACAGCGAACCCTCCCGAACACTTCGCCCTTGAGAGGCAGCGGGCCACTCTCACAGGCGGCAACGATCGCCCCTGAGCTAGCCCCCAGTTGCAAAAACTGCGGCAAGGGCATCGGAAGTATTCTTCACGGCCAGTATGGCTACTATTTCAAGTGTTCGGGTTGCGCCGGAAACACGTCCATGAAGTGGGACTGCGGTAACTCGGGGCATACGCCGCGCGTCCGCAAGGAAGGGCGCAACTTCTACCGCGAGTGCCAAGGCTGCGACACCAGCACTCTTTTTCATACGAACCCCGAGAGTTAG
- a CDS encoding aminotransferase class IV, with protein MRIVLNGELLDAQEARVSALDEGLLFGYGLFETIRAVKGRMPLLERHLDRLFSGAARLGIPVRRDREAITRDLARLLEAEAHPDARVRLTLTRGAALLGEGSTLFATAQPYALPNPPYDVCLAPGHPGGASPLAGLKTLGYLPFLLARDRARAQGYHDALLTDPAGYAVETTTCNVFVVLSDGEVVTPPLSAGPLAGVGRAWAIARLRVAGAEVREATLGVPVLETAREIFLTNALMGAMPVGRIEAKKLQPPGATSWGMRLRDAFISLVR; from the coding sequence ATGCGCATCGTCCTGAACGGCGAACTGCTGGACGCCCAAGAGGCGCGTGTCTCGGCCCTGGACGAGGGCCTGCTCTTCGGCTACGGCCTCTTCGAGACGATCCGGGCGGTGAAGGGCCGCATGCCCCTTCTCGAACGTCATCTCGATCGGCTCTTTTCAGGGGCCGCGCGCCTCGGAATCCCGGTAAGGCGGGATCGCGAAGCCATCACCCGGGACCTGGCGCGCCTGCTCGAAGCCGAGGCTCACCCCGACGCGCGGGTGCGCCTGACCTTGACCCGCGGTGCTGCCTTGCTCGGCGAGGGTTCGACCCTGTTTGCGACCGCGCAGCCCTACGCCCTGCCGAATCCGCCTTACGACGTGTGTCTTGCGCCTGGACATCCGGGCGGTGCCTCGCCTTTGGCGGGCCTCAAGACGCTCGGATATCTGCCTTTTCTGCTGGCGCGCGATCGCGCCCGCGCCCAGGGCTACCACGATGCACTGCTGACGGATCCGGCTGGCTACGCGGTCGAGACCACGACCTGCAACGTCTTTGTCGTCCTCTCCGACGGGGAAGTCGTCACGCCCCCGCTGAGCGCGGGCCCCCTCGCGGGGGTCGGGCGGGCCTGGGCGATCGCGCGGCTGCGGGTGGCCGGCGCCGAGGTGCGCGAGGCAACGCTCGGCGTGCCCGTCCTCGAGACGGCGCGCGAAATCTTTCTCACCAACGCCCTGATGGGGGCGATGCCGGTGGGGCGCATCGAGGCAAAAAAGCTGCAGCCTCCTGGCGCCACTTCATGGGGAATGCGCTTGCGCGACGCTTTCATTTCCCTGGTTCGGTAA
- the pabB gene encoding aminodeoxychorismate synthase component I, whose amino-acid sequence MPTTVAPLPLGIDLSCVRAHAAAQPHGFILDSGDAPDGWQFIGFAPRELLTSRGDTTTLARDADERSWRGHPLDALQELLTRWRLPACEGAPPFWGGAVGYLSYDLGWQLERLPRLAPDDLGLPEMIVGFHDVVVAVPAEGRALLCVAPAPGEGSEAIAAKREHWERRLRDLSAPPPSASARAVGAPRSTFSREAYRAALARVLEHIAAGDIYQANLSQRFEIPVEGDAYAWFERLCEQNPAPFAAYLNAGEAAIVSVSPERFLRLRGDRVVTAPIKGTRPRGRTPDEDARLADELRASVKDRAEHLMIVDLERNDLGRVCRLGSVEVSERFALEAHPTVWHMVSTVEGRLAPGQGVGSLLAATFPGGSITGAPKIRAMEILEGLEPTRRGVYTGAIGYLGRDGDLDLNIAIRTAVAFPDRVYVQVGGGIVADSNADAEYQETLDKAAAFFRSLGVEAACASS is encoded by the coding sequence ATGCCCACCACCGTCGCGCCACTGCCCCTTGGCATCGACCTCTCATGCGTTCGCGCCCACGCCGCCGCCCAGCCCCACGGCTTCATCCTCGACAGCGGGGACGCGCCGGACGGCTGGCAGTTCATCGGCTTTGCGCCCCGGGAGCTCCTGACCAGCCGAGGCGATACCACGACCCTCGCGCGCGACGCCGATGAACGGTCCTGGCGCGGGCATCCCCTGGACGCCCTCCAGGAGCTGCTCACCCGGTGGCGCCTGCCGGCCTGCGAGGGGGCGCCGCCCTTCTGGGGCGGGGCGGTGGGCTACCTGAGCTACGACCTCGGCTGGCAACTCGAGCGCCTCCCCCGCCTCGCCCCCGACGATCTGGGCCTTCCCGAGATGATCGTGGGGTTCCACGACGTGGTCGTGGCCGTTCCGGCCGAAGGCCGCGCCCTCCTTTGCGTCGCCCCCGCGCCGGGCGAGGGCTCCGAGGCAATCGCGGCCAAGCGCGAGCACTGGGAGCGCCGCCTGCGCGACCTGAGCGCCCCGCCGCCTTCCGCGAGCGCTCGGGCCGTGGGGGCGCCCCGCTCGACCTTCTCGCGCGAGGCCTACCGCGCGGCGCTCGCGCGGGTGCTCGAACACATCGCGGCCGGCGACATCTACCAGGCCAACCTCTCGCAGCGCTTCGAGATCCCCGTCGAGGGCGACGCCTACGCCTGGTTCGAGCGGCTGTGCGAGCAGAACCCCGCCCCCTTCGCGGCCTACCTCAACGCCGGTGAGGCCGCCATCGTGAGCGTCTCGCCCGAGCGGTTCTTGCGCTTGCGCGGCGATCGCGTCGTGACGGCCCCCATCAAGGGGACTCGCCCGAGAGGCCGCACCCCCGACGAGGACGCGCGCCTCGCCGACGAGCTGCGCGCCAGCGTCAAGGACCGCGCCGAGCACCTGATGATCGTGGACCTCGAGCGCAACGACCTGGGTCGGGTCTGCCGCCTCGGCTCGGTCGAGGTGAGCGAGCGCTTCGCCCTGGAGGCCCATCCGACCGTCTGGCACATGGTCTCGACGGTGGAGGGCCGGCTCGCGCCGGGCCAGGGCGTGGGATCGCTGCTCGCGGCCACCTTCCCGGGCGGCTCGATCACCGGCGCCCCCAAGATCCGCGCCATGGAGATCCTCGAGGGCCTCGAGCCGACCCGGCGCGGGGTGTACACGGGGGCCATCGGCTATCTCGGGCGGGACGGGGATCTGGACCTCAACATCGCCATCCGAACGGCGGTGGCCTTCCCCGACAGGGTCTACGTCCAGGTGGGCGGCGGCATCGTGGCGGACTCAAACGCCGATGCCGAGTACCAGGAGACGCTCGACAAGGCCGCCGCCTTCTTCCGCTCGCTGGGGGTCGAGGCCGCATGCGCATCGTCCTGA
- a CDS encoding response regulator transcription factor, whose translation MASSKARILIVEDSPEIAALLNARLEAEGFEVRIEREGIAGLSAARSAQPDLIILDRALPGLDGIEICRRVRQGSDVPILMLTAHGETPARIEGLNSGASDYVPKPFDLDELVARVNAQLRLRRPRARTRFEVGDLSLDLDTREVTRGGAPITLTPKEFDLLSCLIQQPYKVLHRERIIESVWGYDFDGEANILEVYVSHLRQKIERSGAPKLLHTVRGIGYVLKEA comes from the coding sequence GTGGCGAGCAGCAAGGCGCGAATCCTCATCGTCGAAGATTCGCCCGAGATAGCCGCTCTGCTGAACGCGCGCCTCGAAGCGGAGGGCTTCGAGGTCCGGATCGAGAGGGAAGGGATTGCCGGCCTCTCGGCGGCCCGGAGCGCCCAGCCGGACCTCATCATCCTCGACCGCGCCCTGCCGGGGCTCGACGGCATCGAGATCTGCCGGCGCGTGCGCCAGGGGTCCGACGTCCCCATCCTGATGCTGACCGCCCACGGCGAGACCCCGGCGCGGATCGAGGGGCTCAACAGCGGCGCGAGCGACTACGTGCCCAAGCCGTTCGACCTCGACGAGCTCGTGGCGCGCGTGAACGCTCAGCTCCGCCTGAGGCGCCCCCGGGCACGCACCCGCTTCGAGGTGGGCGACCTCAGCCTCGACCTCGACACGCGAGAGGTGACGCGCGGCGGCGCGCCCATCACCCTGACGCCCAAGGAGTTCGATCTCCTCAGCTGCCTGATCCAGCAGCCCTACAAGGTCCTGCACCGCGAGCGGATCATCGAGTCGGTCTGGGGCTACGACTTCGACGGCGAGGCCAACATCCTCGAGGTCTACGTCAGCCACCTGCGCCAGAAGATCGAGCGATCTGGAGCCCCGAAGCTGCTGCACACGGTCCGCGGGATCGGCTACGTCCTCAAAGAGGCCTGA
- a CDS encoding ABC transporter permease subunit: MNALSWMVVCEKELRDVLRRPGLIGTMGVPLAILTLLSVLALYAAGMDGAASQMPPLRLRPASLAGASPVELAQYAALSPFFLMWLIFPVTIPSTLAAYSIVGEKEEGTLEPLLATPLGTAELLLGKALAAALPGVLLVWVPWLLTLAAGYALTTPRVLAATLLSPLWLTGMLLLAPALTFFTVMLLVVVSSRVNDVRTANQIGGTLVIPLVVLFVSQVGGGLSFGHSAVIGAFGFVLAAGLAALAVAVRLFQRESILVRWKQSR; this comes from the coding sequence TTGAACGCGCTTAGCTGGATGGTGGTCTGCGAGAAGGAGCTGCGGGACGTCCTGCGGCGGCCCGGCCTGATCGGCACCATGGGGGTGCCACTCGCGATCCTGACCTTGCTTTCGGTGCTCGCGCTGTACGCGGCGGGCATGGATGGCGCTGCTTCCCAGATGCCGCCCCTGCGCTTGCGCCCGGCCTCGCTGGCGGGGGCGAGCCCGGTCGAGCTCGCGCAGTACGCGGCCCTTTCCCCCTTCTTCCTGATGTGGCTGATCTTCCCGGTGACGATCCCGAGCACGCTCGCGGCCTACTCCATCGTCGGCGAGAAGGAGGAGGGGACGCTGGAGCCCCTGCTCGCCACCCCGCTCGGCACCGCCGAGCTGCTCCTGGGCAAGGCCCTCGCGGCGGCTTTGCCCGGGGTGCTGCTGGTCTGGGTGCCGTGGCTGCTGACGCTCGCGGCGGGCTACGCGCTCACGACCCCGAGGGTCCTGGCGGCCACCCTTCTCTCGCCGCTCTGGCTCACGGGGATGCTCCTCCTGGCGCCGGCCTTGACCTTCTTCACCGTCATGCTGCTCGTGGTCGTCTCGTCGCGGGTCAACGACGTGCGCACGGCCAACCAGATCGGCGGGACGCTCGTCATACCGCTGGTGGTGCTCTTCGTCTCGCAGGTGGGCGGCGGGCTATCCTTCGGCCACTCGGCCGTGATCGGGGCCTTCGGCTTCGTGCTCGCGGCGGGGCTTGCGGCCCTCGCGGTCGCGGTGCGCCTCTTCCAGCGGGAGTCGATCCTGGTGCGCTGGAAGCAGAGCCGCTAA
- a CDS encoding ABC transporter ATP-binding protein, producing the protein MIETRHLSRQFGSFIAVEDLTLSVAPGEVFGFLGPNGAGKTTVMRMLAGLIAPSGGTATVVGHDVRTEGQAIRRRIGLLTETPGLYRRLSAEANLRFFARLYGVQEAESAIRHYLQVLGLYERRHDPVGSFSKGMRQKIAIARALIHDPDLVFLDEPTSGLDPEAARLVLDFIVGLKAQGRTVFLCTHHLDEAERLCDRVGVFKRKLIAVDTPESLRRNRFGTKTVLELARREDVLLRRVAELPFVQGVQWRERSLVVSVSDPVRQNPTLVRAVVEAGGEVLFVREEKASLEQVYLSLTGSLRLD; encoded by the coding sequence ATGATCGAGACCCGCCACCTTTCGCGCCAGTTCGGAAGCTTCATCGCCGTCGAGGACCTGACGCTGTCCGTGGCGCCGGGCGAGGTCTTCGGCTTTCTGGGGCCCAACGGCGCGGGCAAGACGACCGTCATGCGGATGCTCGCGGGCCTCATCGCCCCCTCCGGGGGCACGGCCACGGTGGTCGGGCACGACGTCAGGACCGAGGGGCAGGCCATCCGCCGCCGCATCGGGCTCTTGACCGAGACCCCGGGCCTGTACCGCAGGCTCTCCGCCGAGGCAAACCTTCGCTTCTTCGCGCGGCTGTACGGGGTCCAGGAGGCGGAGTCGGCCATCCGCCACTACCTCCAGGTGCTCGGCCTCTACGAGCGCCGCCACGATCCGGTGGGCAGCTTCTCCAAGGGCATGCGCCAGAAGATCGCGATCGCCCGCGCCCTGATCCACGACCCCGACCTGGTCTTTCTGGACGAGCCCACCTCTGGCCTCGATCCCGAGGCCGCGCGCCTGGTGCTGGACTTCATCGTGGGTCTCAAGGCCCAGGGGCGGACGGTCTTCCTCTGCACCCACCACCTGGACGAGGCCGAGCGCCTGTGCGACCGGGTGGGCGTCTTCAAGCGCAAGCTCATCGCGGTGGACACCCCCGAGAGCCTGCGCCGCAACCGCTTCGGCACCAAGACGGTGCTGGAGCTTGCGCGCCGCGAGGACGTCTTGCTGCGCCGGGTGGCGGAGCTGCCCTTCGTGCAGGGGGTCCAGTGGCGCGAGCGCTCGCTCGTGGTCTCGGTCTCGGATCCCGTCCGACAGAACCCGACGCTGGTCCGGGCCGTGGTCGAGGCGGGCGGCGAGGTGCTGTTCGTCCGCGAGGAGAAGGCCAGCCTCGAGCAAGTGTACCTTTCGTTGACGGGGAGTCTGCGCCTTGACTAG
- a CDS encoding Ig-like domain-containing protein — MWTSTRGLLGASVLLVALLAGACTSDDAPVLTGTIVGGNGGATGRDEAPGDEGADPTPPPLQLPVLAALILVPDSFQLSSDPSAPASARSKALTVLARMSTGQQFQTGVTWQASPAGRVSLGGANTVSVVPGAPGGLVTLTASSGSITATASVLIVPRVLTVSGVSVSATTASLYVPDRNGGGLADLPPHMRLSATVTMSNGSTTSDVSWASTDQTVAQVDSAGYMAARGVGTAEIVATSTQDGARSARCVVTVTAKGIVDVALE, encoded by the coding sequence ATGTGGACATCCACTAGGGGCCTCCTGGGGGCGAGCGTCCTGCTCGTGGCCCTGCTTGCCGGCGCTTGCACCTCCGATGACGCCCCCGTCCTCACCGGGACGATCGTGGGCGGCAACGGCGGCGCGACCGGCCGCGACGAGGCGCCCGGCGACGAGGGGGCGGATCCGACCCCGCCGCCGCTCCAGCTCCCCGTGCTCGCGGCCCTCATCCTCGTACCGGACAGCTTCCAGCTCAGCTCCGATCCGTCGGCGCCGGCGTCCGCCAGGAGCAAGGCGCTCACCGTCCTGGCGCGAATGAGCACGGGGCAGCAGTTCCAAACCGGCGTGACATGGCAGGCCTCACCGGCCGGTCGGGTGAGCCTCGGCGGCGCGAACACGGTGAGCGTCGTGCCCGGTGCCCCCGGAGGCCTGGTGACCCTGACGGCGAGTTCGGGCTCGATCACGGCCACCGCGTCGGTGCTCATCGTGCCGCGCGTGCTGACGGTGAGCGGGGTGAGCGTCTCGGCGACGACCGCGTCGCTCTACGTCCCCGACCGGAACGGGGGCGGGCTTGCCGACCTGCCCCCCCACATGCGCCTGAGCGCCACCGTCACCATGAGCAACGGCTCGACCACCAGCGACGTGAGCTGGGCGAGCACGGACCAGACGGTCGCCCAGGTGGATTCCGCCGGCTACATGGCGGCGCGCGGCGTCGGCACCGCCGAGATCGTGGCCACCTCGACGCAGGACGGCGCCCGTTCGGCGCGGTGCGTCGTCACCGTGACGGCCAAGGGCATCGTCGACGTCGCGCTGGAGTGA
- a CDS encoding phosphatidylserine/phosphatidylglycerophosphate/cardiolipin synthase family protein has translation MSNITDRALSYGKNLIDSLKGADQPKAAQRAKADPKAPQMPLDKLLLSNATRHNEVTYHVGAEESFQAILSALKGAKTSFHIETFIWHDDQTGRKLAEALVEKVKEAKREGRSFDAKVLIDSTGINSDYGTEDRNILKYLQDNGVDAKLYNPKLISWKVEGMLPLTHRKIYIADGAKYLVGGRNVGDEYFKATFEKKVGDPKSVANSHHDFLMTVEGDEAARVQKEFYKAWARTGGKVPAADPKPVPSKTGDTAIQTFITDPLKGDKGLKEVHLKAIASARKEIFIISPYFADDELVRALIAAKKKTPALSIKALMPAAGEGGKDLNYQMDMLTAHQLLKAGVEVRLSSGGVENGKPVERFSHFKSMTVDGEILSIGSANADYRTYNTNHEIVNIVADKQKVAEFNRTIATPDWNAAMPIDAAWLEKNSSWAEKAFRIVAEPIDFLY, from the coding sequence ATGTCGAACATCACGGATCGCGCCCTCTCGTACGGCAAGAACCTGATCGATTCGCTCAAGGGCGCCGACCAGCCAAAGGCCGCTCAGCGCGCCAAGGCGGATCCCAAGGCGCCGCAGATGCCGCTCGACAAGCTCCTCTTGAGCAACGCCACCCGCCACAACGAGGTGACCTACCACGTGGGCGCCGAGGAGTCCTTCCAGGCGATCCTGAGCGCGCTCAAGGGCGCCAAGACCTCCTTCCACATCGAGACCTTCATCTGGCACGACGACCAGACCGGCCGCAAGCTGGCCGAGGCCCTCGTGGAAAAGGTAAAGGAGGCCAAGCGCGAGGGCCGCTCCTTCGACGCCAAGGTCCTGATCGACTCCACCGGCATCAACAGCGACTACGGCACCGAGGACCGGAACATCCTCAAGTACCTCCAGGACAACGGGGTCGACGCCAAGCTCTACAACCCCAAGCTGATCTCCTGGAAGGTCGAGGGGATGCTGCCGCTGACCCACCGCAAGATCTACATCGCCGACGGGGCCAAGTACCTGGTCGGCGGCCGCAACGTGGGCGACGAGTACTTCAAGGCGACCTTCGAGAAGAAGGTGGGCGATCCCAAGTCGGTGGCCAACAGCCACCACGACTTCCTGATGACCGTCGAGGGCGACGAGGCCGCCCGCGTCCAGAAGGAGTTCTACAAGGCCTGGGCCCGCACCGGCGGCAAGGTCCCGGCCGCCGACCCCAAGCCCGTCCCCTCCAAGACCGGCGACACGGCCATCCAGACCTTCATCACCGATCCGCTCAAGGGCGACAAGGGCCTCAAGGAGGTCCACCTCAAGGCGATCGCCAGCGCCCGCAAGGAGATCTTCATCATCAGCCCGTACTTCGCCGACGACGAGCTGGTGCGCGCCCTGATCGCCGCCAAGAAGAAGACCCCCGCGCTCTCGATCAAGGCCCTGATGCCGGCCGCGGGCGAAGGGGGCAAGGACCTCAACTACCAGATGGACATGCTGACCGCCCATCAGCTCCTGAAGGCGGGGGTCGAGGTGCGGCTCAGCTCGGGCGGGGTCGAGAACGGCAAGCCCGTCGAGCGCTTCAGCCACTTCAAGAGCATGACCGTGGACGGGGAGATCCTCTCGATCGGCTCGGCCAACGCCGACTACCGCACCTACAACACCAACCACGAGATCGTGAACATCGTGGCGGACAAGCAGAAGGTGGCGGAGTTCAACCGCACCATCGCCACCCCCGACTGGAACGCGGCCATGCCCATCGACGCCGCCTGGCTCGAGAAGAACTCGAGCTGGGCCGAGAAGGCCTTCCGGATCGTGGCCGAGCCGATCGACTTCCTGTACTGA
- a CDS encoding protein kinase, giving the protein MSDRIADYEVIAELARSASGRILIAQAPGSKRLLAIKEMLIEQDAGLSVDEQVARFKREADIHLQLNHPNIIKAYDSGMDGDRHYLVMEYQPGGNWHAVMEERRRSPIPQVLEWGIQLCNALQHLHEQGVVHRDVKPANCLISPAGQLKLTDFGMARRAFAPGITQAKMMLGTLNYMSPEQLLDATSVDGRSDVFAAGVILFKAFTGELPFAGETPTDVAHRLLYAEPTDSLALNPRLPKSLGDKLLKCLSKDPDFRYLSAEAFAKDLEEELHRTEIYLAQGYDHAEHGEWKDANHCFQQAIAMDSANADAWFQLGESLHHLGQPEQASECYLKVIHLNTSHIEAYRRLGEAYLATKNHPAAIKMLQRAWVLEPKDRDVCMALALTYKEMDQPNEAMEQLGFLVEQHPDWARAHFELGRARYAAERLEEALGSFRVAHRLAPTDPDMLFNLASLLHELGMLEDAEEHYEKLIVLTPERVYTHAHHNLACLWLVQGRLAEAEAQVQAVLAQERWGPSYLLLGEIFERTARMRDAIEVYRAAIELMPAHADAYIALARVLQRTFQPNAAIDLLREASGRLADERGPLLYHLALALRTRGDTLEAADVLARCIAEQPPQEIAKAAEALLLAVRPARPGKGR; this is encoded by the coding sequence CTGTCCGATCGCATCGCCGATTACGAGGTCATCGCCGAGCTCGCGCGTTCCGCGTCGGGCCGGATCCTCATTGCCCAGGCGCCGGGCTCCAAGCGCCTCCTGGCGATCAAGGAGATGCTGATCGAGCAGGACGCGGGCCTCTCGGTCGACGAGCAGGTGGCGCGCTTCAAGCGCGAGGCGGACATCCACCTCCAGCTCAACCACCCCAACATCATCAAGGCCTACGACTCCGGGATGGACGGCGATCGCCACTACCTGGTCATGGAGTACCAGCCGGGCGGAAACTGGCACGCGGTGATGGAGGAGCGGCGCCGCAGCCCCATCCCCCAGGTCCTCGAGTGGGGGATCCAGCTCTGCAACGCCCTCCAGCACCTCCACGAGCAGGGGGTGGTCCACCGTGACGTCAAGCCCGCCAACTGCCTGATCTCGCCGGCCGGCCAGCTCAAGCTGACCGACTTCGGCATGGCGCGCCGCGCCTTCGCTCCCGGCATCACCCAGGCCAAGATGATGCTCGGCACCCTCAACTACATGTCCCCCGAGCAGCTCCTGGACGCCACCTCGGTGGACGGGCGCTCGGACGTGTTCGCCGCGGGCGTCATCCTGTTCAAGGCCTTCACCGGCGAGCTGCCATTCGCGGGCGAGACCCCGACCGACGTGGCCCACCGCCTGCTCTACGCCGAGCCGACCGACTCGCTGGCGCTCAACCCGCGCCTCCCCAAGAGCCTGGGCGACAAGCTGCTCAAGTGCCTGAGCAAGGACCCCGACTTCCGCTACCTCTCCGCCGAGGCGTTCGCCAAGGACCTGGAAGAGGAGCTGCACCGCACCGAGATCTACCTGGCGCAGGGCTACGACCACGCCGAGCACGGGGAGTGGAAGGACGCCAACCACTGCTTCCAGCAGGCGATCGCCATGGACAGCGCCAACGCCGACGCGTGGTTCCAGCTGGGCGAGAGCCTTCATCACCTGGGCCAGCCCGAGCAGGCGAGCGAGTGCTACCTCAAGGTCATCCACCTCAACACCTCCCACATCGAGGCCTACCGTCGCCTGGGCGAGGCCTACCTCGCCACCAAGAACCACCCGGCGGCCATCAAGATGCTGCAGCGCGCCTGGGTCCTGGAGCCCAAGGACCGCGACGTCTGCATGGCGCTCGCCTTGACCTACAAGGAGATGGACCAGCCGAACGAGGCCATGGAGCAGCTCGGCTTCCTCGTCGAGCAGCACCCCGACTGGGCGCGGGCCCACTTCGAGCTGGGGCGCGCCCGCTACGCGGCCGAACGGCTGGAAGAGGCGCTCGGCTCCTTCCGCGTCGCCCATCGCCTGGCTCCGACCGATCCGGACATGCTCTTCAACCTGGCCTCGCTCTTGCACGAGCTGGGCATGCTCGAGGACGCCGAGGAGCACTACGAGAAGCTGATCGTGCTGACGCCCGAGCGCGTCTACACCCACGCCCACCACAACCTGGCCTGCCTGTGGCTGGTGCAGGGGCGCCTGGCCGAGGCCGAGGCGCAGGTGCAGGCGGTGCTCGCCCAGGAGCGCTGGGGCCCGTCGTACCTCTTGCTCGGGGAGATCTTCGAGCGCACCGCGCGCATGCGCGACGCCATCGAGGTGTACCGCGCGGCGATCGAGCTGATGCCCGCGCACGCGGACGCCTACATCGCGCTCGCGCGGGTCCTGCAGCGCACCTTCCAGCCAAACGCCGCCATCGATCTGCTGCGCGAGGCGTCCGGCCGCCTCGCGGACGAGCGCGGCCCGCTGCTGTATCACCTGGCCCTCGCGCTGCGGACCCGCGGCGACACCCTGGAGGCCGCCGACGTCCTGGCGCGCTGCATCGCCGAGCAGCCCCCGCAGGAGATCGCGAAGGCCGCCGAGGCCCTGCTCCTGGCGGTGCGGCCCGCAAGACCCGGCAAGGGCCGCTGA
- a CDS encoding GTPase domain-containing protein: MALINYASREINCKIVYYGTGLGGKTTNLEYIFKQLAPGIRGEMISLATETERTLFFDFLPLDLGSVQGFKTKFSLYTVPGQVEYNASRKLILNGVDGIVFVADSQTEKMQENIESLRNMEENLAEYGLTLDSVPYVLQYNKRDLPNVNAFEDLESALNDRGVPSFEAVAVEGSGVFATLKAVSKAVLNRLS, from the coding sequence ATGGCCCTCATCAACTACGCCAGCCGCGAAATCAACTGCAAGATCGTCTACTACGGCACCGGCCTGGGCGGCAAGACCACCAACCTCGAGTACATCTTCAAGCAGCTCGCCCCCGGCATCCGCGGCGAGATGATCAGCCTGGCGACCGAGACCGAGCGCACCCTGTTCTTCGACTTCCTGCCGCTTGATCTCGGCTCGGTGCAGGGCTTCAAGACCAAGTTCTCCCTGTACACCGTCCCCGGCCAGGTGGAGTACAACGCGAGCCGCAAGCTGATCCTCAACGGGGTGGACGGCATCGTGTTCGTCGCCGACAGCCAGACCGAGAAGATGCAGGAGAACATCGAGAGCCTCCGCAACATGGAGGAGAACCTCGCCGAGTACGGCCTGACCCTGGACTCGGTGCCCTACGTCCTTCAGTACAACAAGCGCGACCTGCCGAACGTCAACGCCTTCGAGGATCTCGAGAGCGCGCTGAACGATCGCGGCGTGCCCTCGTTCGAGGCGGTCGCGGTCGAGGGCTCGGGGGTCTTCGCGACCCTCAAGGCCGTCTCCAAGGCCGTCCTCAATCGCCTGAGCTAA